One part of the Malus sylvestris chromosome 2, drMalSylv7.2, whole genome shotgun sequence genome encodes these proteins:
- the LOC126634634 gene encoding cytochrome c oxidase-assembly factor COX23, mitochondrial-like, whose translation MASGASTPPYPSAARISDSQCYPQYTASLKCLEEYNSDKSKCQKHFDIYKECKKQERLARLERNKSRSLFS comes from the exons ATGGCATCGGGAGCGTCAACACCGCCGTATCCAAGCGCTGCTAGAATCTCCGATTCTCAATGTTATCCTCAGTACACTGCCTCTTTAAAGT GTCTAGAAGAATATAACTCGGACAAGAGCAAATGTCAAAAGCATTTTGATATTTACAAAGAATGCAAGAAACAGGAG AGGCTAGCTCGATTGGAACGTAACAAGAGTAGGTCTCTTTTCTCATGA